In Edaphobacter aggregans, the sequence GAGTGGAAGACGAGTTCGCAGATGCTGAGGTCGCGGGTGCGGTAGGCCTCGATGGAGCGCTGAATGGCTTGTTCGGCCATGCCTGCCATGACGAGGAGATGCTCTTTGAGCTCGTCGAGGCGCTGCTGGAATTTGATGCGCATCAGCCAAACCTCCCGGTGATGTAATCCTCGGTGCGCTTGTCGCGGGGGTTGGTGAAGATTTTGTGGGTGGAATCGAACTCGACCATTTTCCCGTTGAGGAAGAAGCCTGTGTTCTCGGCCACGCGCGCGGCCTGCTGCATATTGTGCGTCACGATGACGATAGTGTACTGGCTCTTGAGCTGGAAGATGAGGTCTTCGATCTTCGAGGTGGAGACGGGGTCGAGTGCAGAGGCTGGCTCGTCCATGAGGAGGACTTCGGGATCAACGGCGAGGGCGCGCGCGATGCACATGCGCTGCTGCTGGCCACCGGAGAGGCTGGCGCCGGACTTCTTCTTGAGGTCGTCTTTGACCTCTTCCCAGAGAGCGGCCTGCTTGAGGGAGCGCTCTACGGTTTCGTCGAGGATGCGGCGGTTGCGAAAGCCATTGAGCTTGAGACCGCTGACGACGTTGTCGTAGATGGACATCGTCGGGAAGGGGTTGGGGCGCTGGAAGACCATGCCTACGCGGCGGCGGATCTCGACGGGGGAAGCGTCACGATAGATGTCGACCTCGCCCATTTTGACGACACCGGTGGCATGGGCGATGGGGTTGGTCTCGTGCATGCGATTGAGGCAACGAACGAAGGTGGATTTGCCGCAGCCGGAGGGGCCGATGAGCGCGGTGGCGTGGTTCGCGGGGATATGCAGGTTAATGTCCTGCAGTGTGTGGTTCGAACCATACCATGCGTTCAGATCTTCAACTAGAATGCCGACTCCCACTAACTTCCTCCCTTGAGTGCACCGCGATTGGCAAAGATGCGGACAAGCGTGACTGAGACCATGATGAGAACGATGAGAACGAGCGCGCCAGCCCAGGCCAGGCGATGCCACTCGTCATATGGCGAGTTGGCATAGACGAAGATCTGCAGCGGCAGGGCGGCGATAGGCTCGTTGAGCCTGATGCTCCAGAACTGGTTACCGAGTGCGGTGAAGAGTAGAGGGGCAGTCTCTCCGGCGACACGGGCGAAGGCGAGCATGCAGCCGGTGATGATGCCCGGAGAGGCTGTTCGGAGACTGACTGAGAGGACGGTTCGCCACTTGGGAACGCCCAGACCGAGGGCGGCTTCGCGAATGGCGTGCGGCACGGTGGCGAGCATCTCTTCGGTGGTGCGGGTGATGGTCGGAACCATCATGATGGCGAGCGCGACGCCTCCGGCAAAGGCGGAAAAATGTTTTTGGGGCATCACGATGAGCGAGTAGACGGAGATGCCCATGACGATGGAGGGGACGCCGTTGAGGACGTCTGCCGTGAAGCGTATGGCATTGGCGAGGAGTGTGCCCTGACCGAATTCTGCGACGTAGACGCCAGCAGCAATACCGATGGGAATACCCATGAGGCTGGCGAGGGTGAGGATGATTCCCGAGCCGACGATGGAGTTGGCCATGCCGCCGCCCTCTTCACCAACCGGAGCGGGAATGTGGGTGAAGAAGTTCAGGTTGAGGGAACTCGCGCCTTTGTAGATCAGGTAGAAGAGAATGGCGAGCAGCGGTATGAGGACCACGATGGTGGCGAGGATCGACAGACCGGTGACGAAGTAGTTGACCACAGTGCGACGGGTGCTGTTGAGCCGCATTCCTCTGGTTTCGAAGTTCATCGGCGGGCGGGGCTGGTTGAAGGGCTGGGTGCTCATGCTTAGGCCGCCCTTCCCGGTGCGCCGCGTGTGACCGCCCAGACCATGAGGCGGGCGATTGCGTTGACGACGATAGTGACGAGGAAGAGGGCCAGACCGATCTGGATGAGGGCACTGAGGTAGAGATCGCCGGTAGCCTCGGAGAACTCATTGGCGATGACGCTGGCGAGAGTGTAGCCGGGGGAAAAGAGGCTCTTGCTGATCTCGGGGTGGTTGCCGATGACCATGGTGACGGCGATCGTCTCGCCCAGGGCACGACCGAGGCCGAGCATGATGGCTCCTACGATGCCGATGCGGGAGTTGCGAAGGACGCCGATACGGATCATCTCCCACTTGGTGGCGCCGAGGGCAAGGACGGCCTCGCGCTGGCTGTTGGGCACGGCCATCATGATGTCGCGGGTCAGAGAGGAGATGATGGGCAGGATCATGATGGAGAGAATGATGCCGGCCGTGAGGAAACCTACACCGAAGTTCGGGCCGGTGAAGAGGCCTGTCCAGCCCAGCGTCTTGAGGAGGAAGGGGCCCAGAATCTCGCGCATGATCGGGACGAGCACGAAGACAGCCCAGAGACCATACACGACGCTGGGAATGGCGGCGAGGAGTTCTGTGAGAAAGGAGATTGGAGCGCGTAGCCGTTGGGGGCAGAGTTCGGCGATAAAGACTGCTACCCCCAGAGCCAGGGGGACCGCGATGGCGAGAGCAAGAAACGAAGTTACTAGCGTTCCGTAGATAAATGGGAGGGCACCGAAGTCGCCGGAGACAGGGTCCCACGCCGAGCGGGTGAAGAACCTCCAGCCGAACTGCGCGAAGCTGAGGTGCGAACGAAGAACAAGGATGGTGAGAATGAAGAGGACGATGACAAAGATGCTGCAGGCGCATAACAGCATGACAGCTGCGAAGCTGTTGTCGGCCAGACGTCCGCTGCCGCGCTTGCTGAGGTATTCGCGGATCGGGGAGAGTGTGGTTACTGCGGGTTGCGGCTCGGCTCCTGCGGCAGGAGTCGGGGTGACCGCGAGCGTCGCCGGCACAGGGAGGGGAGATCCGGGTTCTCGTTCGGTCGTCATACGAGTTGAAGACACAATCTTGGTTTCCTGGAAGTCAGAGTCCCCGGGCTGATTGTATTCGCCCTGAGGTAGTTTATGCGGAGAATGAAAATCGCCGCACGGAGGCAAGGAGTGCATGTCTCCGTGCGGCGAAGTAGTTATTTGATCTGCGCGATGCTCTTGCGGACCATGTCCTGCACGGGCTTCGGCAGTGGAGCGTAGGTCAGAGTGTTGGCTTCGGACTGGCCGTGATCGAGCATCCAGCCGAGGAAGTCAACGAGCGCCTTGCCCTTGGCCGCGTCAGCCGAGTGGGTCGGGATCAGCAGCCAGGTAAAGCTGGAGATTGGATAGGAGGTTGCACCGGGAGCGTTGGTGATCGAAACACGGAAGTCGGCGGGCATTGTCTTGGCAGCCGCTGCCGCTGCAGCGGTTACACCGTCGGTCGAGGCTCTAACAAACTGGCCGGCGGCGTTCTTCACGGAGCCGTAGGACATCTTGTTCTGGGCGGCGTAGATCAGCTCGACGTAGCCGAAGGAATTAGGCGACTGGCGAACCATTCCTGCGATGCCTTCGCTGCCCTTTTGGCCGATGCCTGTGGGCCACTTCACGGAGGTGTTCTTGCCTACCTTGCTGGCCCAATCGGGGCTGACCTTCGAGAGGTAATCGGTGAAGATGTAGGTGGTTCCGCTGCCGTCAGAACGGTAGACGGGCAGGATCGCATTGGCAGGAAGATTGACGCCGGGATTCTCTTTCACGATACGAGGGTCGTTCCATGTGGTGATCTTGCCGAGGTAGATGTCGGCGATGACGTCGCCCGAGAAGTTGAGCTCCTTGTTAACGCCGGGGATGTTGTAGATCGGAACGACTGCACCGAGCACGGTAGGAATGTGCATCGTTTTAACCTTGGCGCTTTTGATCTGCTCGTCATTCATGGGGCCGTCGGTGGCACCGAAGTCGACCGTACCCTCGGAGACCTGACGGATGCCGCCGCCGGAGCCGATGGACTGATAATTGATCTTTACCTCTGGATGGGCCTTGCTGTATTCGCTGAACCATTTGGAGTAGATCGGGTAGGGGAAGGTCGCCCCTGCTCCGTTGATGTTCTGTGCGCTGGCTCCAATAGTTGCCAGTGCCAATACGCCTGCTGCAATGAGTTTCACGTTCACTCGTTCCCCCTCGGAAATAGGCGCGTTCTATGCACCTATATAGAGTGTGCGGGGTAATTGTTACGGCCAAGTTACATTGGAGTCAAAACGGCAAAAATGCGCTCAAACTACGGAGGTTTTTGCCTTGGGGAGGGTGAAAATGAAGGTACTTCCGGCGTTCAGCTCGCTTTCGGCGCGGATGGATCCGCCCTGCGATTGCACCACATATTGGGCAATTGCGAGGCCGAGGCCGGTTCCTCCGGACTCCCGGGAACGGGCTTTGTCGACCCGGTAGAAGCGTTCGAAGATGCGGTTGAGGTGTTCGGAAGCAATTCCCTGGCCAAAGTCGCGGACACTGAACTCGATGGCGTCGATGGGTTCGGAGATTTCGCGGGCGCTGACGATGACCCGGCAGTGGAGCTCGTCGCGGGCGCGGCCGTACTTGATCGCGTTCTCGATGAGGTTGCTGAGGACCTGGAGGATGGAGTCGGTGTCGGCGAAGACCTCAACGTCGGTGAGTTGGCCGATCTCAAGGACGGCGTCTTCGTCCTGAACGAGACCGCTCATAGCCTGGACGGCATCGCGTACCAGGATATCTGCTCGAACCGGGGCAGGGTGGAGCTCCTGCTCGGAGGATTCGACGCGCGCCATGACGAGAAGGTCTTCGGTGAGGCGGTTCATACGAGTGGCGTTCTTGAGGATGGTGGTCAGGAACTCGCGGGCTTGCGGGCTTAGTGAATTTTCGTGGTCGAGGAGGGTTTCGACGTAGCCTGTGATGGAGGTCAAGGGCGTGCGGAGTTCGTGGGAGACGTTGGCGACGAAGTCCCGCTGGGTGCGCTCGACCTGCTCGATGCGGGTGATGTCGTGGAGGACGGCTACGGCGCCTCCGCCGGGCATGGGCGAGGCGGCTACCTCGAAGATGCGTCCGGGTAAGAGCGAGGTTGAGCGGCGCTCGCTGACGACGCGGTCTTCGAGAGCGGTTTTGACGCAGGCGAGGACGTCGGGGTCGCGGATGGTCTGGACGAGGGCGTGGCCGACACGGACGGCGCTGCTGAAGGACGTGCCAGGGATGAGCCGCTGCATGCGCTGATTGGTCCACTGGATGCGTCCGGCCTGATCGACGGCGACGACGGCGTCCTGCATGCTGTCGATCATGGCTTCGAGTTCACGACGGCTCTCGGAGGCATCCATGAGGACCCGCTCAACGTGGCCTGAGGCGAGCGATATGGCTTGGGCGAGGCCGTCGAAGTCGCTGTACTGGTACTTGAGGGCGCCGACGGGGCGGTCGGGGATCGCGGCCGTCGAGGTCTGGAGCAGGGCGATGCTCTGCCGGACTGAGCGGGACAGGAGAAAGGCGTTGATCGCGGCCCAGGCCAGGACGAGGATCGTGCCGAAGATCCATCCTCGCGGCGTGAACCAGACGCGCATCAGAGCGACGAACGCCAGAGCAATCGTCATCCGGATGAAGAACGAAAAGAAGAGACCACGGGTCACGGACTGTCCCTTCGCTAGGCCTGTGCCGTCTTAGGAATTTCGAAACGGTAGCCGGCCCCGCGCATGGTCTTAAGATAACGTGGGACTTCGGCGTCGGCCTCGATCTTCTCGCGGATGCGGCGGACGTAGACATCGACCGAGCGCGGCGTGACGAAACGGGCGTCTCCCCAGACGGCGTCGAGGAGATGGTCGCGGCTGAAGACCCGGCCTGGATGGCGGGCGAGATAGTCGAGCAGGCGAAACTCTGTGGCGGTCGTGGTGACCAGCTCGCCGCCGACACGGAGTTGCATGGCACCAGCGTCGATCTCGATGTTTTCGAACTTGACGAGGGAGGGGGTGGTGGGCCGCTCGAACCGGCGCAGGACGGCCTTGACCCGAGCTACTAACTCGCGGGTGCCGAAGGGCTTGGTGATGTAGTCGTCGGCACCTACCTCGAGGCCATGGACGCGGTCGTTTTCGGCGGCGCGGGCGGTGAGGAAGATGATGGGAACGATGCTCAGGGTGGGGTTTTGACGCAGCCTGCGACAGAGGTCAAGGCCATCGCCGCCGGGGACCATGATGTCGAGCAGGAACAGGGCTGGAGGCTGGCGCTCGGCGTCCGGTAAAATCTGGCCGATCGTGAGATAGGAACGCACCGTAAAACCAGCGCTTTCCAGGTGGTACTGGACGAGCCGCGAGATATCGGCATCGTCTTCCAACACAAAGATCGTCTGACTCAAAGCAGTAAACCTCAACTTATACGGGACGTTAACACAAGGTTAGCCTAAGCCGCACTGCGGATTGCGAATGTACGATGAATCGTAATATCCGGTCCAGAGGTTGCGCAGGTTTGTATACTCTAGGTAATTCTGTAGCGTCGTACCTTTGCTGCTTGAGAGGTTTATGGCACAAGAGTCCCACCTCGTTTTATGCGTGGATGACGAACTGGTCGGCCTTCGGGTTCGAAAGATACTGCTCGAACGCGCCGGCTACAGGGTTCTGACTGCGCTGGACGGGGCGGCCGGGCTGGATCTGTTCGCCAGCGAGCCGGTTGAGGCCGTAATCCTGGACTACTCCATGCCCGGCATGCATGGCGGCGAGGTTGCGGCCAGGATGCGTCAGGTTAAGCCGGAAATTCCCATTCTTTTGCTGTCCGCCTACATCGGTCTTCCTGCTGAGGTTACTTCGCTGGTTGATCTTTATATGACCAAAGGTGAGGGTGCGCCCATTCTTTTGAAGAAGTTAGGCAGCCTGCTTCATCCGATAAATGCATCTTAGCGAGAGGACGAAGACGGGGCCGTGAACCTAAGTCAATTCAATCGCATCCTGCTCCAGGTGTTTCTGCTGCCTGTCATAGCGCTGTTGCTGGTGGCCGGCGCTCTGTATTACCAGATCCGAGCGGCCAATATGACGGTGAATCGCATTCAGGAGGCAGATGCGTTTATCTCCCAGACGACCCTGGTCGGAAAGCTGACTATCGATGAAGAGTCCGGGCTGCGCGGCTACGAGACCACTTTGGATACTCGTTTTCTGCAGCCTTTCGTGGATGCAGAGGCACGGCTGCAGAACGAGTTCCAAAGGCTGGAGCAGATGGCAGGAGACGCGGAACAGAAGCGGCTTATTTCGGATCTCCGGAGCAAGCATCAGACCTGGCGAGATGCCTTTGCTCTGCCTGTTATTGCTACCGTTCGCGCCGGCGGAAAGACCAGCGATGTGGACCTGAACCTACAA encodes:
- the pstS gene encoding phosphate ABC transporter substrate-binding protein PstS: MKLIAAGVLALATIGASAQNINGAGATFPYPIYSKWFSEYSKAHPEVKINYQSIGSGGGIRQVSEGTVDFGATDGPMNDEQIKSAKVKTMHIPTVLGAVVPIYNIPGVNKELNFSGDVIADIYLGKITTWNDPRIVKENPGVNLPANAILPVYRSDGSGTTYIFTDYLSKVSPDWASKVGKNTSVKWPTGIGQKGSEGIAGMVRQSPNSFGYVELIYAAQNKMSYGSVKNAAGQFVRASTDGVTAAAAAAAKTMPADFRVSITNAPGATSYPISSFTWLLIPTHSADAAKGKALVDFLGWMLDHGQSEANTLTYAPLPKPVQDMVRKSIAQIK
- a CDS encoding winged helix-turn-helix domain-containing protein, which translates into the protein MSQTIFVLEDDADISRLVQYHLESAGFTVRSYLTIGQILPDAERQPPALFLLDIMVPGGDGLDLCRRLRQNPTLSIVPIIFLTARAAENDRVHGLEVGADDYITKPFGTRELVARVKAVLRRFERPTTPSLVKFENIEIDAGAMQLRVGGELVTTTATEFRLLDYLARHPGRVFSRDHLLDAVWGDARFVTPRSVDVYVRRIREKIEADAEVPRYLKTMRGAGYRFEIPKTAQA
- the pstC gene encoding phosphate ABC transporter permease subunit PstC gives rise to the protein MSSTRMTTEREPGSPLPVPATLAVTPTPAAGAEPQPAVTTLSPIREYLSKRGSGRLADNSFAAVMLLCACSIFVIVLFILTILVLRSHLSFAQFGWRFFTRSAWDPVSGDFGALPFIYGTLVTSFLALAIAVPLALGVAVFIAELCPQRLRAPISFLTELLAAIPSVVYGLWAVFVLVPIMREILGPFLLKTLGWTGLFTGPNFGVGFLTAGIILSIMILPIISSLTRDIMMAVPNSQREAVLALGATKWEMIRIGVLRNSRIGIVGAIMLGLGRALGETIAVTMVIGNHPEISKSLFSPGYTLASVIANEFSEATGDLYLSALIQIGLALFLVTIVVNAIARLMVWAVTRGAPGRAA
- a CDS encoding response regulator, coding for MAQESHLVLCVDDELVGLRVRKILLERAGYRVLTALDGAAGLDLFASEPVEAVILDYSMPGMHGGEVAARMRQVKPEIPILLLSAYIGLPAEVTSLVDLYMTKGEGAPILLKKLGSLLHPINAS
- a CDS encoding sensor histidine kinase, with amino-acid sequence MTRGLFFSFFIRMTIALAFVALMRVWFTPRGWIFGTILVLAWAAINAFLLSRSVRQSIALLQTSTAAIPDRPVGALKYQYSDFDGLAQAISLASGHVERVLMDASESRRELEAMIDSMQDAVVAVDQAGRIQWTNQRMQRLIPGTSFSSAVRVGHALVQTIRDPDVLACVKTALEDRVVSERRSTSLLPGRIFEVAASPMPGGGAVAVLHDITRIEQVERTQRDFVANVSHELRTPLTSITGYVETLLDHENSLSPQAREFLTTILKNATRMNRLTEDLLVMARVESSEQELHPAPVRADILVRDAVQAMSGLVQDEDAVLEIGQLTDVEVFADTDSILQVLSNLIENAIKYGRARDELHCRVIVSAREISEPIDAIEFSVRDFGQGIASEHLNRIFERFYRVDKARSRESGGTGLGLAIAQYVVQSQGGSIRAESELNAGSTFIFTLPKAKTSVV
- the pstB gene encoding phosphate ABC transporter ATP-binding protein PstB, translated to MGVGILVEDLNAWYGSNHTLQDINLHIPANHATALIGPSGCGKSTFVRCLNRMHETNPIAHATGVVKMGEVDIYRDASPVEIRRRVGMVFQRPNPFPTMSIYDNVVSGLKLNGFRNRRILDETVERSLKQAALWEEVKDDLKKKSGASLSGGQQQRMCIARALAVDPEVLLMDEPASALDPVSTSKIEDLIFQLKSQYTIVIVTHNMQQAARVAENTGFFLNGKMVEFDSTHKIFTNPRDKRTEDYITGRFG
- the pstA gene encoding phosphate ABC transporter permease PstA; the encoded protein is MSTQPFNQPRPPMNFETRGMRLNSTRRTVVNYFVTGLSILATIVVLIPLLAILFYLIYKGASSLNLNFFTHIPAPVGEEGGGMANSIVGSGIILTLASLMGIPIGIAAGVYVAEFGQGTLLANAIRFTADVLNGVPSIVMGISVYSLIVMPQKHFSAFAGGVALAIMMVPTITRTTEEMLATVPHAIREAALGLGVPKWRTVLSVSLRTASPGIITGCMLAFARVAGETAPLLFTALGNQFWSIRLNEPIAALPLQIFVYANSPYDEWHRLAWAGALVLIVLIMVSVTLVRIFANRGALKGGS